A single genomic interval of Methanomassiliicoccus sp. harbors:
- a CDS encoding alanine--glyoxylate aminotransferase family protein, with the protein MSLNHTLFTVGPVEVRKEVLESMTRPMITHRSKEYERLQASVVEKLHKTLDTDMNIMLSPASASGLLEACVRNGVKSKMLGISNGSFGDRWQGIGTENGKDVKKINGDWGKAIKPAHLEGQLSDDIEAVTLVANESSTGVLNPVKDIVETVRQKHDPLMFVDGVTAIYGSDLRIKDLDLDALVFGTQKALALPPGLAVICCSDRLLEKAKSVPSRGYYFDLLQMKKMADKNYSLTTPPVSLMYALDFQLDRILKEGMAARYRRHQEMADEVHKWAMSHHGLYAEPGYMSHTITVLNRGDIDFSKLNKGLKERGCEISNGYGNIKETTFRIGHMGDLTVAEIRELLKKMDEVLEAMK; encoded by the coding sequence ATGTCTTTGAATCATACACTGTTCACCGTAGGTCCGGTCGAGGTCCGTAAGGAGGTCCTCGAATCCATGACCAGGCCGATGATAACCCATCGGAGCAAGGAATATGAGAGGCTCCAGGCGAGCGTAGTGGAAAAGCTCCATAAGACCCTGGACACCGACATGAACATCATGCTGTCCCCTGCATCGGCATCCGGGCTGCTGGAAGCGTGCGTACGCAATGGTGTGAAGAGCAAGATGTTGGGCATCTCCAACGGCTCCTTCGGTGATCGCTGGCAAGGGATAGGCACGGAGAACGGCAAGGATGTCAAGAAGATCAATGGGGATTGGGGGAAGGCCATTAAGCCGGCCCACCTGGAAGGTCAGCTCAGCGATGATATCGAGGCCGTGACCCTGGTAGCCAATGAGAGCTCCACCGGGGTGCTCAACCCTGTGAAAGACATTGTCGAAACCGTTCGCCAGAAGCACGACCCCTTGATGTTCGTAGATGGGGTCACCGCAATATATGGCTCTGATCTCAGGATAAAGGATCTGGACCTTGATGCTCTCGTTTTCGGGACCCAGAAGGCCTTGGCACTACCACCGGGTCTGGCTGTCATATGCTGCTCGGACCGATTGCTGGAAAAAGCTAAGTCGGTACCGAGCAGGGGCTACTACTTCGATCTTTTACAGATGAAGAAGATGGCCGACAAGAACTACTCCCTCACCACTCCCCCCGTATCTCTGATGTACGCTCTCGATTTCCAGTTGGATAGGATCCTTAAGGAAGGGATGGCGGCCAGGTACCGCCGCCATCAGGAGATGGCGGACGAGGTTCATAAATGGGCAATGTCCCATCATGGTCTGTACGCGGAACCTGGTTACATGTCCCATACCATCACAGTGCTGAACCGTGGCGACATCGACTTCAGCAAGCTGAACAAGGGCTTGAAGGAGCGCGGATGCGAAATATCTAATGGCTATGGCAACATAAAGGAAACTACGTTCCGGATAGGCCACATGGGGGACCTTACCGTAGCGGAGATACGCGAGCTACTGAAGAAAATGGACGAGGTCCTGGAGGCGATGAAATGA
- a CDS encoding sodium:solute symporter family protein, producing the protein MVDTTTFWIFAIIYIAITLVLGYLGYKKTRASEDFMLAGRHIHPWIIGLSYGATFISTSAIVGFGGISAQYGMGLIWLAMLNISVGVLLAFALFGKRTRTLGKKLKAVTFPDLMGKRFKSSFMQYAAAIVILVSMPLYAAAVLIGGSRFVETTLGVDFNLALLAFTLITAIYVIAGGLIAVMYTDAMQGIIMLVGMVVLLFLTFSLLGDPTTAFTKLSDLSPQIPTALSSKGMFSWTAMPTFGSEIWYVLVTTIIMGVGIGVLAQPQLVVRFMTAKDNKALNRAVPIGGLFILLTTGIVYTVGPLTNVYFFESLGKISIAAANGNVDNIMPLFISSAMPDLFVVIFMLVLLAAAMSTLSAIFHTMGTTAGFDLWSHIKRVRTKATELPSPSLKANKWGTLIMIVLSVGLAFIMPGSIIARATAMFMGLCACAFLPAFIHGLFSKNPSALAAKLSMGLGAASWFIWTAFVHLKESQALGISKFLFGQDAILGAPWTVIDPLVIALPISVAALAIGWAWDAHRIKDEMGANGRIGVQE; encoded by the coding sequence ATGGTAGATACTACCACGTTCTGGATATTCGCGATTATTTATATTGCCATCACCCTTGTTCTTGGCTACCTTGGATATAAGAAAACAAGAGCCTCCGAAGACTTCATGCTGGCCGGACGGCACATACACCCCTGGATCATCGGATTGTCCTATGGGGCCACGTTCATATCCACTTCGGCGATAGTAGGTTTCGGAGGCATCTCTGCCCAGTACGGCATGGGCCTGATCTGGTTGGCCATGCTCAATATCTCTGTCGGGGTGCTGTTGGCCTTCGCCCTCTTCGGCAAGAGAACGAGGACCTTGGGAAAGAAGCTTAAGGCCGTGACTTTCCCCGATCTCATGGGAAAGAGGTTCAAATCCTCGTTCATGCAGTACGCCGCTGCGATCGTTATTCTAGTATCGATGCCACTCTACGCGGCTGCCGTTCTGATAGGGGGCTCCAGGTTCGTAGAGACCACTCTCGGGGTGGACTTCAACCTCGCACTGCTGGCCTTCACGTTGATAACCGCCATATATGTTATCGCAGGGGGCCTCATAGCGGTCATGTACACCGATGCCATGCAGGGCATCATCATGCTCGTGGGCATGGTCGTCCTTCTCTTTCTCACGTTCTCCCTGCTGGGGGACCCCACCACTGCTTTCACTAAGCTCAGTGATCTTTCTCCGCAGATACCAACGGCCCTGTCGAGCAAGGGTATGTTCAGCTGGACGGCGATGCCTACCTTCGGATCGGAGATATGGTACGTCCTGGTGACCACCATCATCATGGGAGTGGGGATAGGCGTCCTGGCTCAGCCACAGCTGGTGGTCCGCTTCATGACCGCCAAGGACAACAAGGCCCTCAACCGGGCGGTCCCCATCGGGGGTCTCTTCATCCTGCTCACCACGGGCATAGTCTACACGGTAGGTCCGCTGACGAACGTGTACTTCTTCGAGAGCCTTGGTAAGATCTCCATAGCTGCCGCCAATGGCAATGTGGACAACATCATGCCGCTGTTCATCAGCTCCGCCATGCCTGACCTGTTCGTAGTAATATTCATGCTGGTGCTATTGGCAGCGGCCATGTCCACCTTGAGCGCCATCTTTCACACTATGGGGACTACCGCAGGCTTCGACCTGTGGTCCCATATAAAGCGTGTGAGGACCAAAGCAACGGAGCTGCCTTCACCGTCTTTGAAGGCCAACAAGTGGGGAACGCTCATCATGATCGTGCTGAGCGTGGGACTGGCCTTCATAATGCCAGGAAGCATAATCGCCCGGGCTACTGCTATGTTCATGGGTCTGTGCGCTTGCGCATTCCTTCCCGCCTTCATCCATGGCCTGTTCAGCAAGAACCCCTCAGCCCTGGCAGCGAAGCTGTCCATGGGGCTGGGCGCCGCTTCTTGGTTCATTTGGACGGCATTCGTCCACCTGAAGGAGTCGCAGGCCCTAGGAATCAGCAAGTTCCTCTTTGGGCAAGATGCGATACTGGGGGCTCCGTGGACCGTGATCGATCCCCTGGTCATTGCCCTGCCCATATCCGTCGCCGCCCTGGCAATAGGCTGGGCATGGGATGCGCATAGGATAAAGGATGAGATGGGGGCCAACGGCCGAATCGGCGTGCAGGAGTAG
- a CDS encoding acetolactate synthase: MMSERYHIKQLSIFAENRPGRLASVAKAIKEEGINIYAFSIAEGAGYGVIRMLVDQTEKAFSKLHGLGYTVRYTDVLALEMEDRPGGLYDAITILGEAGINIEYSYAYSGRKCAVLIIRVEDIDVTIEKLLASGTRLLEMSQFT, translated from the coding sequence ATGATGAGCGAGAGGTACCACATCAAACAACTCTCTATTTTCGCGGAGAATCGCCCTGGCCGCCTGGCCTCCGTGGCCAAAGCGATCAAGGAGGAAGGCATCAACATTTATGCGTTCTCCATAGCCGAGGGCGCAGGTTACGGTGTCATTCGCATGCTGGTGGACCAGACCGAGAAAGCCTTCTCCAAGCTGCATGGACTGGGTTACACTGTCCGATACACCGATGTCCTGGCGTTGGAGATGGAGGACCGGCCGGGAGGCCTGTACGATGCCATCACCATCCTAGGCGAGGCAGGGATCAATATAGAGTACTCCTACGCCTACTCAGGCCGCAAGTGCGCTGTACTGATCATCCGTGTGGAGGATATCGATGTGACCATAGAGAAGCTCCTGGCCTCAGGGACGCGCTTGCTGGAGATGTCCCAGTTCACTTGA
- a CDS encoding phenylacetate--CoA ligase, producing the protein MVVWEPRIENMPQEELEALQYRSMKTLVYRLYSFSEFYHARMRAANVHPDDIRSMKDVTKLPFMSKKDLREGYPDKCFAVPRKEVVRYHVSSGTTGKPTIVGYTKNDIENWTNSLARSLTSIGLGPHDVIQVSNTYGLFTGGIGFHYAAERIGAAVVPASTGNTERQIELIQDLGVTAMAATPSYMLHLGEVAEKMGISIKNDTNLRVGLLGAEPWSIKMRDRIEDWLGVKGYNCYGTSELSGPMFSECSERDGIHIWGDMTYIEVIDPETGEHVAPGEKGEMVLTMLQKEALPIIRFRIGDITSIDPEPCPCGRTHPRIKRIFGRVDDMLIVRGINVFPSQVQHTLMSIPEVGEHFQIVVERKGTLDTMLVKVEIKKEAFTDNIVKLMEIRERIAHRLKNSLNVGATVELVEPGTLPRYEGKSKFVVDKREI; encoded by the coding sequence ATGGTCGTTTGGGAACCCCGCATCGAGAACATGCCACAAGAGGAGCTGGAGGCGCTCCAGTATCGTTCGATGAAGACCCTGGTGTACAGACTTTACTCTTTCTCGGAATTCTACCACGCAAGGATGAGAGCGGCCAACGTCCATCCTGATGACATCAGGAGTATGAAGGACGTCACCAAATTACCGTTCATGAGCAAGAAGGACCTTCGCGAAGGCTACCCCGATAAGTGTTTCGCGGTCCCCCGAAAGGAGGTGGTAAGATACCACGTTTCCTCGGGTACGACAGGGAAGCCGACCATCGTCGGCTATACCAAGAACGACATCGAGAACTGGACCAACTCTCTGGCACGTTCCCTTACGTCCATCGGTCTAGGCCCTCACGACGTCATTCAGGTGAGTAACACCTACGGGCTGTTCACCGGGGGCATCGGCTTCCACTATGCTGCAGAGCGGATCGGAGCGGCGGTGGTGCCGGCCTCAACCGGAAATACCGAACGGCAGATAGAGCTCATTCAGGACCTGGGGGTGACTGCCATGGCCGCCACCCCTTCGTACATGCTTCACTTGGGGGAGGTGGCGGAGAAGATGGGCATATCGATCAAGAACGACACCAATCTGAGGGTCGGCCTCTTGGGAGCTGAGCCCTGGTCCATCAAGATGCGGGACCGTATCGAGGACTGGCTTGGCGTAAAAGGTTACAATTGCTACGGTACCTCGGAGCTTTCCGGCCCCATGTTCTCTGAGTGCTCAGAGCGGGACGGCATCCACATCTGGGGCGATATGACCTATATCGAGGTAATCGATCCCGAGACCGGGGAACATGTGGCTCCCGGGGAGAAGGGCGAGATGGTCCTCACGATGCTACAGAAGGAGGCCCTGCCCATCATCCGGTTCCGTATCGGCGACATTACATCGATCGATCCCGAGCCCTGCCCCTGCGGACGCACCCATCCACGTATTAAGCGCATATTTGGCAGGGTCGATGATATGCTCATCGTCCGCGGCATAAACGTGTTCCCTTCACAGGTTCAGCACACCCTGATGAGCATCCCTGAGGTAGGTGAGCACTTCCAGATCGTTGTGGAACGCAAGGGAACACTGGACACCATGCTGGTCAAGGTAGAGATTAAGAAGGAGGCTTTCACCGACAACATCGTTAAGCTGATGGAGATCCGAGAGAGGATCGCCCATCGGCTCAAGAACAGCTTGAACGTCGGTGCTACCGTGGAATTGGTGGAGCCGGGCACCCTACCTAGATACGAGGGCAAGTCCAAGTTCGTAGTGGATAAGAGGGAGATATGA
- a CDS encoding Trm112 family protein translates to MRSTLVDILACPVCKSHPLDLTVEKRDDEDVVEGSLKCPQCKAEYPIVDGIPDMIPPKDR, encoded by the coding sequence ATGAGATCGACCCTTGTGGATATTCTCGCATGCCCTGTGTGCAAAAGCCACCCACTTGACCTGACTGTAGAAAAGAGGGATGATGAAGATGTGGTCGAAGGGTCGCTCAAATGCCCCCAGTGCAAGGCTGAATATCCCATTGTAGATGGGATACCTGACATGATACCTCCCAAGGACAGATGA
- a CDS encoding pyridoxal phosphate-dependent aminotransferase: MLSRRLSNVPESGTVKIANIVSRLKQEGADVVSFSMGEPDFPTPENINEACISSIHDHFTHYTPSAGIPELRKAVAERTRKENGIPCTEANVIITPTKQAIFLSMLAMLDDGDEVILPDPTWGTYDACVRLAGGIPRYVPLEAESDYRMTPEKVVECIGPRTKMVLLNSPANPTGSVLTFDDIKGIADLAKDHDLRVLSDEVYWKVIFGEKHHSIASLDGMFERTITVNGLSKTYAMTGWRLGWAIAPLEYIKGLNTLQTHSLTCVTSFVQKAGVEALKGPQDSVEMMVDEFRARKDLIMSLIRDIPSLHCPEPKGAFYLFPSYDHKMSSEDMAAYLLDKAHVAVTPGAAFGPSGEGHFRISYACSREDITKGMTRIKEALAKL, from the coding sequence ATGCTTTCAAGGCGCCTCAGCAACGTGCCCGAATCCGGTACCGTAAAGATCGCCAATATCGTTAGCAGGCTTAAGCAGGAGGGCGCGGACGTGGTCTCCTTCTCCATGGGTGAACCTGATTTCCCAACTCCCGAGAACATCAACGAGGCGTGCATCAGCTCCATCCACGATCACTTCACACACTACACTCCATCGGCAGGCATCCCCGAGCTGCGAAAAGCCGTGGCGGAGAGGACGCGTAAGGAGAACGGCATACCCTGTACCGAGGCCAACGTCATAATCACTCCCACCAAGCAAGCGATATTCCTATCGATGCTCGCCATGCTCGATGACGGTGATGAGGTCATATTGCCCGACCCAACTTGGGGGACGTATGACGCATGCGTCCGTCTGGCAGGCGGGATACCTCGCTATGTGCCCCTGGAAGCGGAGAGCGATTACCGAATGACCCCGGAGAAGGTGGTCGAGTGCATCGGTCCCCGTACTAAGATGGTACTCCTGAACTCCCCGGCGAACCCGACCGGCTCCGTGCTCACGTTCGACGATATCAAGGGAATTGCTGACCTGGCCAAGGACCACGACCTGCGGGTGCTGAGCGATGAGGTCTATTGGAAGGTAATCTTCGGAGAGAAGCACCACTCCATCGCCTCACTCGACGGCATGTTCGAGAGGACCATCACCGTCAACGGCCTGTCCAAGACCTATGCCATGACTGGCTGGAGACTAGGCTGGGCCATTGCTCCCCTGGAATATATAAAGGGATTGAACACTCTGCAGACCCACTCCCTCACCTGCGTTACATCATTCGTGCAGAAGGCGGGCGTGGAGGCACTTAAAGGTCCTCAGGATTCAGTGGAAATGATGGTCGATGAGTTCCGGGCTCGTAAGGACCTAATAATGTCCCTGATCAGGGACATACCGTCATTGCATTGTCCCGAGCCGAAGGGAGCTTTCTATCTATTCCCCTCGTACGATCACAAGATGAGCTCCGAAGATATGGCCGCCTATCTTCTGGACAAGGCCCATGTCGCGGTCACGCCCGGCGCTGCATTCGGTCCCTCGGGGGAAGGACACTTCAGGATATCATACGCCTGCTCTCGCGAGGACATAACGAAGGGCATGACCAGGATAAAAGAGGCCCTCGCAAAGCTATGA